GATGTTTTCTCTTTTGGATTGTAAAGAAGAAAGCCTTATTTTCTTCAGAAAGGCCATACATACTATTTAGCTTTGAATAAGATGATTCTTTCCAATCTACCTCCTCAAAAATATGTTGTGTCAGTATGAGCCAGGAAATTATTCTTGACATTCTTAACATTGTCCCATCTTTACTTCTATGTTTTTGAATGAGGCTTTATCTTGGCATTTGGAAGCCAATTCTCAGTCTTCATACAAGACTATGTTGCTCTTCCTTCATAGGGTAAGACCCACTGTAGGACAGGTTTCCAATTGAATCATGGCTTTCATTCCTTGGGATAAAAACAACTTATGATTCATTCAGAAAAAGAATTAGGTTGCAGTAAAACGAGAACAATATAACATAACCTGGTGCTGGTGCCTGTAGAACAGTACAAACAAGCCCTAAATATACTTCTGATTCACCTAACTCTTGTCAGATGTGCAACACTTTTGCTGCCTTATTACTACTATATTTCGGTCATCACACCAAGTATTTGGTACGGTATGTATGTCATGAGGGTGATGTGTGATGAAAAATTGAATCCAGTACATGAGATGCAACCTCATCTGTGGTGTTTGTATGTGATGTGTGGCTATTTGTTGTATTAGAAGCTTGGTTTTAGTTTGGAAGAAAATTTATGTTGACCTATTAACTTAGGTTAAAGATTTTGAGTTGTGTGTTTACACTCAATAAATATGATGGAGAGCCTAAGTTAGAGATTATAATATTGCCACATCAAAAGTGGTTAATAATATGATTAACTTACAAGGATTTGATGGTTGATCTtatagatttaaatttatttacAAGAATTTGATGGGTGTTCTTTAGCCACATCAAAAGTGGCTAAAGAAATTGCTTGAAAAGCCTTAATTTTCACAAGAGATTTCATCAAGTCATTAAGAATGTGCATTTACATATACTGACTATTGAACTGATGTTAGAGACTGATTTGTACTACTGTGGATTTCACTCTGTTAAACTTCTCTTCTTTTAACCTATCACACACCCCAACTGCAGCCTTGACTTCATAAGCAGCATCAGAATGTGGCACCATTTTATGTGCTTGCTTCACACATTCTATCTGCTTCAGTCTTAGATATGTAGGTATGCATGTGCATAAGGAGATGGTGTTTTAAGCATGGATCTACTCATGCATGGATTCCACTCATCATACCTCAGCTTACTGATGTTGAACAGCTCTCTCCATCTTCACAAACAACTTGTGACCTCTGATCGCTAATTTCCTATAAAAGCCACTGAACTCCACTCCCCCGAAGCCCAAAAACTATAGCTCCTGTAAGCCATGAAGCTCTTCATGGCCTCTTCTGCgcatctcctcctcttcctcaatgCATGTCTTCTCCTTCTTCCGCTTCTCCCCACCTCAGGCCAGAGATCCACCTACATCATCCACATGAACAGTTCCTCCATGCCCGCCTCTCAACCCACGCACCATGATTGGTACTCGACCATCCTGGAGAACATGTCGCTTGCCACCCCCAACTCCACCACCTCGGGCCGCCCTCAGCTCCTCCACACCTACCACCACGCCCTCACCGGTTTTGCCGCCACCCTGACTGCCGACGAGCTGCGAGCGATGGAAGACTCCTCCGGCTTCATCGCTGCCTACCCTGACCTGGAGATCAAGCTTCACACCACCCGCACACCTCAGTTCCTCTGCCTCAACCACGACACCGGACTCTGGCCGTCGTCATCCTACGGAGACGGCGTCGTCATCGGCGTCATCGACTCCGGCGTCTGGTCCGAGAGCCCGAGCTTCAACGACGGCGGCATGAGCCCCGCTCCTCTCTGGTGGAACGGCACGTGCGAGCTTGGCACCCGTTGCAACTGGAAGCTCATCGGGGCTCGATCCTTCAACGTAAGCTCGAGCACAGCCGATGGCGAGTTCGCGAGGGACAACGACGGTCACGGGACGCTCGTAGCCTCCGTCGCCGCCGGCGCCCCCGTCAGCGGCGCCTCCTTCTTCGGCTACGCCAACGGCACTGCCGTCGGGATGGCGCCGCGCGCGTGGATATCAGTGTACGAGGTCGCCGACGCTCGCACGTTGGTGGCATTCACCTGCAACGTGCTGGCGGCGATGGATGCGGCCATCGCCGACCGAGTCGACGTCATCTCTATCGCCATGGGCCTCACTGACCTCGTCCCGTTGTACGAGGACCCGTTCGCGATCGCCTCCTTCTCGGCCATGAAGAAGGGCATAATGGTGGTCTTCTCGGCTGGCAATGACGGACCGTGGAACTACACAGTCACCAACGCCTTCCCGTGGGCGATCACCGTCGGCGGGAGCTCCGTCGATCGCAGACTCACCGGAACCCTCACCGTTTATGGAGACAGTTTCACCGGTGTGTCCTTGTATCCCCTGTCCAAACTGCTGGTTGACCTCCCGCTCGTCTACAACGCTACGATCTCGCACTGCAACTCATCCGAACTGATATCTCAAGCCGCAGCGGGAAAGATAGTTGTCTGCCACGGCCTCGGCGGCATCGGCAGTATGTTCTATCAGATTGCGGCGGTCAATGCGTCGGAGGCTGCCGCGGCTGTCTTCGTGACTGACGACGCTCTGTTTCTTGAAGACGGCGAGTTTGCTTGCCCTGCGATTGCTCTCGACTTGGATACCGGCGAAGTGCTTCTAAGATACTTGAGTTCTCTACCCTATCCAACAGCATCGATGGAGTTCCAGGAGACGCAGGTGAGCGGATTCCTGGGACCGGTCATCGCCGCTCCGGCAATCGGGACCTATTCGTCGAGGGGGCCGTCGCTGATAAGTCCTGACGTCCTGAAACCGGACGTGGTGGCGCCCGGCACGAGAATCTTGGGTGCATGGCCGACCAACAAGCCGGCGGCCACCGCCGGGGCGATGAGCCTGGCTAATCCATTCGCCGTGAAGAGCGGGACGTCCTTCGCAAGCGCACACGTCGCTGGCATCGCTGCGCTTCTCCAAGCGGCGAATTACCACTCCTGGAGCCCCGCGGCGATCCGCTCGGCGATGATGACCACCGCACACCAGCTCGACAACACCGGTGATCCCATCAAGGATAGCGCGACGAACTCGGAGGCGACGCCGTTGGCCATGGGCGCCGGCCACGTCGACCCCAACAGAGCGTTGCACCCGGGCCTAGTGTACGACGCGGGAGAGGCGGACTACGTGAGCTTCCTCTGCAGCCAAGGGTTCAGCCAGGAGCAGATCATGGCCATCGTCGGCGTCGACAGCTACGACTGCTCGTCCCCGTCGCCCCATCTAAACTACCCTTCTTTCATCGCCTTCTTCCCCCCCCAGCCACTGTGGCCTGGACCGCAGTCCTTCATGAGGACGGTGACAAACGTCGACACGAAGCCGGCGGTTTACCGGGCATTCGTGCGGCAGCCAGTGGGCTTCACCGTCAGCGTCCAACCGGAGGAGTTGGTCTTCAACGCTACAATGGCCACTAACACCGCCAACTTTGTGCTGACGATCGTGCAGAATGAAGAGCCAGTGGCCGTGGTGTCGAGCGGTTCCCTGACTTGGGTTCATGAGGAGTTTACGTACACAGTGAGGAGCCCCATAGTTGTGGTCGCTGAGAGAGCACCGGCGTTCCCCTGAAAGCTCAAGTCCCATGGCTTGCTTGCCACaacaactactactactactactactgtttACGTACTAAACGCTTTAACTCTATATACGTTatgatcattgcatgcatcagtgATTAGTAGATGGTGTCAGGCCTTATACTGTTCTGTCAACTGGTTTGTTGACTGTCTTCTCCGTTGTTCTTCATCAAATTCTAAGCGATGAGTTGCATAAGCAAACTGACATCAGTATAGAGAATAAGAACCACAATCGGAACAATTTGAAGAGACCAAGAACAAATTTTATTTCACCTATCAATTGGCTGTACACATCGCACAAacttcaaagagagagagagagagagagagagagagagagagagacattagCTTGAATGGAACTCTTCAAGGTTACACCTCAAAAGAAGATTCAAGAAGGAATTCAAATAAATATTCACAAAGCAAACAATTCAAAAGAGAATTCTGATTCAAACAATCCTTTCCATTGACTATCTCAAATAGACTTTTTAAAAATGTATACATGATTTATTATGATTACGTAATCTCTTCTAAGAATTaggttgattttattttttactatttatgCCTTGACATTGTCGTATATTTGAAATCCTAACTGCGACCTCGATCACGAAACACCGCTTTTGACTGGTTGAAAGGCCCCAAACTTTTCGGGTCCCACAATTAAAGCCAACAGTCGTTGTCTTTCTTGTATTTCCTACCTCGGTCGCCACACCACGGGGGGAAAGAGCAAAGACCAAAGAGCGTTACGTTACGACCACGTCAGTTAACGGACCCCCAGTCGGCCTAACTCCGTCTTTGGAGTCAAAGTTGATGGCTGTTGACAGCGCCTCATCCGTCGTTCCGTGTGGGATACGTGTGAGGTCACCATCCGCCGAGTCCGTGAACGGTAACGTTACAGCAGGGTCATCTTACGCATCCAAATCCCTATAAATCTCTCTCCTCGGCCTTCGACGACTCCATCCTCGCTCATCTTAATCCTCTCTCAAGGTCTAGGGATACCAACGAAGGCCGCTCAAGGTATCGCCTTGCTCTTCCCCTTATCCCATCTTTTCCTTTATTCGTCTTAATTTCGTGTTGTTCGTTTAGTTTCTGGGTTAGATTCGTCTACGAGGGCTTTCTTGATTCGTCACCTGCTATTTCTTTTGTTGAAGTATTAGGTTCCTTTGATCTCTACCGGCGTGATGCTCCTATATCAGGTTTACCAATTCTTGACAGGGTCTTACGTTTTGTTTTTCTTGTACATCTCTTGATCCCTATCGATGAAATTATGCGACGTGCTACGTTTGGGAGCTGACTAGGTCAAAAGATTGTGGATGTTGGTCTTCCTCTCTCCTGTTGGTGGAGATTATGATCGAATCATTAGGTTTCTGTACCACTTTGGTGATTGATTGTCGAATTATTTGATGATATGGTTTGTAGATCTCTCTATATGATTTCCCTCTTCTTTTTATCGATCTAGATTTCGGATTTCTTAGTTGTTAAAGGATCTTTCGTGTTGATGTTTTTAAGATCTGATGTTCGGTGTTGATTGGATAAAGAAAATTATAAACAAGCAACTTCTGTATGGATCTTTATGCGACCTGATGGTGGGTTTTAATTGGATCAAGAATACAAAATTTTGTCTTTATGCTTGTATTATGCTCAGGGTTTGGCTCAGATCTAAACTTTTATTCGTGACAGATGTGGGGTTTGATCTGGTGACCTGGTTATTTTTGTTGGATATTTAGATTCTTTTAGGAAATATTTAGTTTCTTTGTATTGCTCTTTTCTTTGTGCAATGGTATATATTTTTTTCCTACTCCTTTCCCTTTTGTCATCTGTTCATGATGCTTTGGCATTAGGTTGTGTTGTCTGTTTGGTTTTGTGGCTTTCAGCTCTTGTTCTGTATTGATAAGCTGGTTCCTGTTGCTGCTTGTTTCAGATGCAAATCTTTGTCAAAACTCTCACTGGAAAGACGATCACCCTTGAGGTTGAATCCTCTGACACAATCGACAATGTCAAAGCCAAGATCCAGGATAAGGAGGGAATACCCCCGGACCAGCAAAGGTTGATATTTGCTGGCAAGCAACTTGAGGATGGCCGCACCCTTGCTGACTACAACATCCAAAAGGAGTCCACCCTCCACCTTGTACTCCGCCTCCGTGGTGGCATGCAAATCTTTGTCAAAACTCTCACCGGAAAGACCATCACCCTTGAGGTTGAATCCTCTGACACCATTGACAATGTCAAGGCCAAGATCCAGGACAAGGAAGGCATTCCCCCGGATCAGCAAAGGCTCATCTTCGCTGGCAAACAGCTCGAGGATGGCCGCACCTTGGCCGACTACAATATCCAGAAGGAGTCGACCCTCCACCTTGTGCTCCGTCTCCGTGGTGGCATGCAGATTTTTGTTAAGACACTTACTGGTAAGACCATTACCCTTGAGGTTGAGAGCTCGGACACCATAGACAATGTCAAGGCCAAGATCCAGGACAAGGAAGGCATTCCCCCAGATCAGCAAAGGCTCATCTTCGCTGGCAAGCAGCTCGAGGATGGCCGTACCTTGGCCGACTACAATATCCAGAAGGAGTCCACCCTCCACCTTGTGCTCCGTCTCCGTGGTGGCATGCAGATTTTTGTTAAAACACTCACTGGGAAGACCATCACTCTGGAGGTTGAGAGCTCGGACACCATAGACAATGTCAAGGCCAAGATCCAGGACAAGGAAGGCATTCCCCCAGATCAGCAAAGGCTCATCTTCGCTGGCAAGCAATTGGAGGATGGCCGTACCTTGGCTGACTATAATATCCAGAAGGAATCTACCCTCCACTTGGTGCTCCGTCTCCGTGGTGGCATGCAGATTTTTGTTAAGACACTTACTGGTAAGACCATTACCCTTGAGGTTGAGAGCTCGGACACCATAGACAATGTCAAGGCCAAGATCCAGGACAAGGAGGGCATTCCCCCGGATCAGCAAAGGCTCATCTTCGCTGGCAAGCAGCTCGAGGATGGCCGTACCTTGGCCGACTACAATATCCAGAAGGAGTCCACCCTCCACCTTGTGCTCCGTCTCCGTGGTGGCATGCAGATTTTTGTTAAGACACTTACTGGTAAGACCATTACCCTTGAGGTTGAGAGCTCGGACACCATAGACAATGTCAAGGCCAAGATCCAGGACAAGGAGGGCATTCCCCCGGATCAGCAAAGGCTCATCTTCGCTGGCAAGCAGCTCGAGGATGGCCGTACCTTGGCCGACTACAATATCCAGAAGGAGTCCACCCTCCACCTTGTGCTCCGTCTCCGTGGTGGCATGCAGATTTTTGTTAAGACACTTACTGGTAAGACCATTACCCTTGAGGTTGAGAGCTCGGACACCATAGACAATGTCAAGGCCAAGATCCAGGACAAGGAGGGCATTCCCCCGGATCAGCAAAGGCTCATCTTCGCTGGCAAGCAGCTCGAGGATGGCCGTACCTTGGCCGACTACAATATCCAGAAGGAGTCCACCCTCCACCTTGTGCTCCGTCTCCGTGGTGGCATGCAGATTTTTGTTAAAACACTCACCGGGAAGACCATCACTCTGGAGGTTGAGAGCTCGGACACCATAGACAATGTCAAGGCCAAGATCCAGGACAAGGAAGGCATTCCCCCAGATCAGCAAAGGCTCATCTTCGCTGGCAAGCAATTGGAGGATGGCCGTACCTTGGCTGACTATAATATCCAGAAGGAATCTACCCTCCACTTGGTGCTGAGGCTCAGGGGAGGGATGCAAATTTTTGTGAAAACCCTCACGGGGAAGACCATCACTCTGGAGGTTGAGAGCTCGGACACTATCGACAATGTGAAGGCAAAGATACAGGACAAGGAGGGAATCCCACCAGACCAAcagaggctgatctttgcgggtAAGCAGCTCGAGGATGGGCGCACACTGGCAGACTATAACATCCAGAAGGAATCCACTCTTCACCTGGTCCTTCGTCTCCGCGGTGGCCAGTGAACTTCCAGCATTTGCTGCTATTAGTGTGATGCTCCTCTAGTCTTCTGGTGTCTGATGTTTATGTTTGAAGTTTAGTACTAGTCGGTCCTGTATTTGGATGGTATGTTCTGATATGCTGGAGTGTTGCATCTATAATTAATGGAATAAAAGGTGAGCCTCACCACCTTGTGTTGAGGATTTATGATTATTACCATGGAAGTTTGAATGAATGCAGAATCTTTTTGTAATGTTCATTCTTTGATAGAGCTGAATGGGGTTTCACCTCAAGAATGCCTGAGAATGACAGTTCAATTGAGCTTCGAATCCATGTTGGTTTCTCACATATTTTGATCATAGTGGATGTTCATGTGTATCAAGCCTCTTCCTACATCTACCagctcttttgtttctttttgaaaGGTTAGAAAGTTAAAATGAATGGTCAGCCAGTAGTGTAGATTCTCTACTCTACTGAAATGTGCTGCTGCTGTTTATGCATGGAAGTTTGTATCCATCTTTCTAAGAGGAAGGAATGTATCATTTCTTGGTTGAAGGCAGCAGCTATGAGCATTTGCGAGCAGCCATCTTGCTGAAGCCCTACTCAAGTACTACTTCCCatcgaatgaatgaatgaatgactgATAGTTCCATTTACCACTCTTCTTCCTAAAACGACTTCGACTCCGAACTGACTTATTTGTTTTGGATTTTTCTTCATGAGGCATTTCAAGGACTGAAGATGAAAAGAAGACCAAATTTGAAAGGAAGAGCTCTGGTTTCCCCACTGCAATGGATGCAGTGGGCATTACGTATGGTGGTGGTATGTCACTTGACGACAAGTAAACAATGTTCACGATTTTAGACTTGTTCTTACTGGATCATGCAGtgtatatcattttttatatataaaagcttTCATGTCTCCGTTTCTGTTTTGTAAACCTTAAGGAATACGGTGCAATGTTCTGTAAAACTAATCACAAATGGTGAAGGTAGAATTTAATTTAGGACCTTATGATGGTCTAATAAAATCTTTATTAACTAAGATTACTGACTACCACCTTTCTATTGCTCAGACTCATGCAGCTGTGGCGTCCGGAAGGTCCGAAAAACCTTCTGTAAGCAGAAAAAACAAATGACCCTATTAGTTTCCTCCTTCAGAAGATATCAATTAGTTTAGTTTGTAAAGATGTTAATTGTTTAACCCTGTTCTCACCACATCATTTGCAACGACCAAAAGAATCTTGCACACTTGATAGATGAACATTTTTCACAAGAACTGAATTATGAGTTGGAGCAATTCTGATGACAGAGTAGAAGACAAACCATAGCATTCTTTCCACAATCCAGCAATGCATAACTAGACCCAATTACTATTTTCCGTCAACTAATAAGAACGATGTTCATCAAACCATGGGGAATAACAAAATCCCTATATATATCTATGGCGGCAGTTGACCTGTTGCTTATTTCAAGCCAGTATGTAGAACAACATTCCCACTTTTATGTACAAAAAGAATTAAGTGAATACAATAGTGGTCAGAATTTTTTTCCTGACCAGAACAAAAACTCCACCTGGCAACAGAATTAAACAAGAGTCCGCAACCTGGTCAACAGAGTTTGCATGTTCTCGAGCTTCTCTGTTAGGTATTTTACATCTGAAACATGTTCGGAGCCGTCTGAGCTACCTAACTCTGAAATAAGCGAAGAGCACTTGGACTGCAAATCCAAAATTTCAACTTCTAACATGGTAATGGTCAATTCCACGCTTTCATTTGGGCTCTCTAGTATTGCATTTGAAGTCGGAGCCCTGGGGGTGAAGCTGACACTGGCAAAACTACTTCGCCTACTCAGTTTTTCTGGTGTCAGAACTTTGTCTATGCTCCCACTTCCTGCAAGCAAGTCACGGTATGATAAACATGAAAATGAAGAAGGTCGAAAGAGGAGGTAAATTTTTCATGGGGTTTTCACACTATAAAACAGATTGTGGATCGGTGACTTCACAAGAAAATGATCACAAGACACTTTACCAGTTTCAAGATACGGTTACGAACTAGTCATAACTGTGAAGATTTATTTTCTTGTTTAATCAAACCTGGATATCAGTAGGATATCAAAATTAAGGTTCGGTTACAAGCTTTCTCTTATTCATGTCGGAATCTTAACATGTGTAAACTATTATTTCGCCCATTTAAAGACCCAGCTCAATCATTCTTAACTATGAGAAACATATGGGAAGcacattttacaaaaaaaaaattgcgtACCTAGGTTTGAGAGCTGATCTATAGCACCCTGGCCGAGTGACTTATCAAGCCTAAGCAAACGCAACATTCCTGCAGCGATTCTACCAACCGAATCGACTTCAGacctgcaaagaaaagcaaggtgCTCCAGTTCCTCCTTTGTAGCAACTGCCTCGATCTGCATGACAAAGCATTATGCATATCTAAATTTCCACCCCCACACAAAGGgaacaagagagaaaaaaaaatagaagtgCTATTTCTTTTACCGGTTGTTTAACTGAAAACTTTACATTCTCCACACTCCACTTTGCCTCCAGATCACTATCATCCTCAGGGACAATTAAGCAGACTTCAATATCTACACCATTATTATTGATGTTGCCGAATGTCAGATCTCTCTCTACTTGGTTAACATCCTTTGGATGTGGCTTCAATGCCTGTAAACCTTCTATACCTACCTGCAATTATCCCAAGCTACACATCAACAAATATAACAAGTGAACAACAAGGGAAAATTTTACCACATTTTTACAAATCAAAGGAAAATTGTTGTCTTCTACGATGATGGCCCAAGCTTAAGTTTATCTTTTATTGATTAATCAGAAGGATATTACTGATTTTGAAGATCCATTGGGATCATGGAGAATGTATACTGGCAGGTCTAGAAAGCACATTCACTTTGAATTACGCCAACCTGTGATATGTGATATACATCCCAACATATCTTTAAGCCACTCGCTCATTCTGATGGATGCTAAATCTTTAGCACAAATTTCCAGGTGCATGTATGCCTTTAATGGGAAAGGATCAGATCGCTTGTGGGTTATCAGTGCATATGTTGTAATTCAACTTAGATGCTAATATATGACTACAGGCCCTCCATATATTGAAGTTTCTGCGATACCTAATAACACAGATTATGTTTACCTGCTAATTTACTCAGTATCAAAGTCTAGAATTGCTTGGTAGAATGAGCCTGCCATACTACTGGTCCAACCAGCTATCAGATGCTGATATCACACAGTTTACCACTCATCTACCAAAATTGAATGATGTTTTTAGGTTGACTGACCATACATGCTGGACAATAACTTTAAATTTGCAACCAATAAAAAAGATAGAAAATAGGTGCTATTTTGAAAGGCAGCAGAAAATTTAAATACACTAAATGCTTACCGTGATCAATTCCACAGGAAACTTACGTTTTGTGCCCAAGTTCACCTTGTTTCTAAAATTTGGTTCAGAATTACTCTTTGCTTTTACATGGAAACTTTGGAAGGTTGTATGCCAACATCTTTCTTCTCTGCTTAGATTATCACCTGCACACTGCAACCATCCTTCTTCCATCTCCTGTGTTCCTTCTAGAGCAAATAACCAATTGTTGAATGCTATACATACATCAACATCATCAGGCATCCGCATCTCCAAAAGTCTGCCATGATCCTCCTCCTCGGAAGTTTCATCTGATGAAAATGATGACCATCAATCTACCAAAAAAcacctatctaatctatataaaaACAAAAGATAGAAGCACAAAAAATATAACCGCCTAAGTTCACATACAGGATTTAGAGACTGCACTACTCAGGACAATAATTAGTTGCATGCTCCTTAACAGTAAGTAGATATTGAACCAGATCTTTGCATGGCCACATAATAAGATATACAATATTATACAAGCAATACACATTAGTGTCTTTCTTCTGTTATTTCCATGAACAGAGGCATATATCAGTATAGACGAGCAACAAGTTACAAGAGTTaccagaaaaaaagaaaacaaattaaaAGGCACTATAACTCTATATTTTAAGAAGCTCAGAAGTCAGAAGCCACTATGTTAATCTCTTTCTGGAAGACAACAGGATTCTTTATAAGCACTTTATCAGCATCACTATTCCATGGTTAGGCATTTACCCTGATGTTCCAATAGTTACTGTGCTATTGTACAAGCAAAGATGCACTTCAGAATGCAATCAAAAGCTGCACCTAAACATGATAAGCTAGTTCCTGTACTGTATGACAATTCTTTAGGTATCATAGAGAATATGTAAAAATGTATCGTTCTAAATATAATTGCCTTACTTTCTTCCTTAGTGGCTTCAATGGGAGGAGGTGATGTTTTGAAAAGTTTTGCTAGTGGTCCTGAGGATAAATTCTTTAATCCTTTCAAGAGTCCTTCTCCTGGGCCACCATCTGGCCCAAGTATACCAAATCGATGCAGCAACGACTCAGTATAATGCATTCCTCCACCTAGACGTACACCATTGACCTTAAAAGATGCATTCAGACTATGACTTTCTGTATCTTGTAGATCGTAAGGCATCACATGGACCATGGTCATGTCAAGAAATGGAACTGGTTTCTTTTGACGCTTGTTTTGATTATCAACCCAGAAAACAGCTCTCATTTGGGTATATCCATTGCCATTAGCTAGACTGTCATGTTCACTTGGTGTCTGTATGCCATTCTCTTGAGACAATGCATCCATTCCATCCAAACAGTAAATGGAAACAGTCTCCCAGAGTAAGCTAGTTGATACTGCAAAAGCACCACCTAGAGTCCGGTGAGAAACTTTTAGGAACAGATCTTGTCCATCAAACTGAACTAAAGGCATGCCATGAATATCGATAGATGAAGATTCCAAAAATTTAAGGCGGAGATTGTTTATGGTTAAGCTTACTGCAGTATCACTGGGCATCTTTTTCATCATCTTATCACCAAAATAATCACCACTCCTCTGTTTGTTACCTTTGCTAGCTTTTCTTATTTTTTCACTGACACCGCCAAAATAGGCATACAGATCTAAAACGAAGAATAACTGCTCGACTGAAGCGTTTGATATATAATGCTGGCAAAACACTCCAATTCTGACTACACCTTCTGGAGGAGGTACTTCTATCAAAGGGCCCCCATCTGCAGTTGCCATAGCTGCCTCAAAACATACTTCATGGAGCTCAACGCATCTCCACAAACCAGCATGCCAATCAGTGGAACTTAACTGTATTGTTGAACTATTGCAGGTTTCCAGTGAAACACTAAGATGTGAAGCTCGAGTAGTCCACTTCTTCTGACTAGCATCAATTGGTTGATATTCCCAGAGGCTAAAGCAAGCTGGATCTGCTTCCAGATTTAGCAAAGTACATTTTATTGATGGTGATATAGCAAAATACAGGTCCTCAACATGAAGTCTTGCTCCAGAAAAGGATGCATGAGAACCATAATTTCCATTTCCGGACAAATTACTAGTTTTTTGAGCTTCTAAAGGTACAGCAAGGTCAAACTCTTTCAGGCTAAATTCAAAGGAGTTCACTGAAAAATCAGGCAGCACAGCACCAGGATTGACCATGATTCCATCAGCTAAGAAAGAGGAAATCCTTAAACAGGATTCTTCCTGAAGAGTAATCTGAAAATAAAGAAATCCTATTTTAATTAACTAACTAAATGTACAAAATAAAAACAAGTGCCAACAACATGAAACCTTATGGTTGGCAGTAAGTGTACCATAAGTGGTTGACAATCAATAACTGTCTGTGAAGCAAACTTTGGAGGGGTAGGTGAAGGATTGATTTGAAGAGAATGGAGAGAAATCAAAGGAATGCCAATACTGAAGTTCATGTGCTGATCTTCTAAAGGATAAAT
The window above is part of the Musa acuminata AAA Group cultivar baxijiao chromosome BXJ2-6, Cavendish_Baxijiao_AAA, whole genome shotgun sequence genome. Proteins encoded here:
- the LOC103988174 gene encoding uncharacterized protein LOC103988174 isoform X2 — protein: MTLEVGTVNLMIETRGGTRQQGGAIWSSPLASITIRNLLLYTTNESWQVVNLKEARDFSNNKKFIYVFKKLEWESLSVDLLPHPDMFMDARMASSSNQGNKRDADGAKRLFFGGERFLEGISGEAHITVQRTEHNSPLGLEVQLHIPEAVCPALSEPGLRALLRFMTGFYVCLNRGDVDPKAQQRCTEAAGCSLVSIIIDHIFLCIKDADFQLELLMQSLFFSRASLSDGETTKTLSRIMLGGLFLRDTFSHPPCTLIQPSLRATPEELLHVPAFGQNFCPRIYPLEDQHMNFSIGIPLISLHSLQINPSPTPPKFASQTVIDCQPLMITLQEESCLRISSFLADGIMVNPGAVLPDFSVNSFEFSLKEFDLAVPLEAQKTSNLSGNGNYGSHASFSGARLHVEDLYFAISPSIKCTLLNLEADPACFSLWEYQPIDASQKKWTTRASHLSVSLETCNSSTIQLSSTDWHAGLWRCVELHEVCFEAAMATADGGPLIEVPPPEGVVRIGVFCQHYISNASVEQLFFVLDLYAYFGGVSEKIRKASKGNKQRSGDYFGDKMMKKMPSDTAVSLTINNLRLKFLESSSIDIHGMPLVQFDGQDLFLKVSHRTLGGAFAVSTSLLWETVSIYCLDGMDALSQENGIQTPSEHDSLANGNGYTQMRAVFWVDNQNKRQKKPVPFLDMTMVHVMPYDLQDTESHSLNASFKVNGVRLGGGMHYTESLLHRFGILGPDGGPGEGLLKGLKNLSSGPLAKLFKTSPPPIEATKEENETSEEEDHGRLLEMRMPDDVDVCIAFNNWLFALEGTQEMEEGWLQCAGDNLSREERCWHTTFQSFHVKAKSNSEPNFRNKVNLGTKRKFPVELITVGIEGLQALKPHPKDVNQVERDLTFGNINNNGVDIEVCLIVPEDDSDLEAKWSVENVKFSVKQPIEAVATKEELEHLAFLCRSEVDSVGRIAAGMLRLLRLDKSLGQGAIDQLSNLGSGSIDKVLTPEKLSRRSSFASVSFTPRAPTSNAILESPNESVELTITMLEVEILDLQSKCSSLISELGSSDGSEHVSDVKYLTEKLENMQTLLTRLRTLV
- the LOC103988174 gene encoding uncharacterized protein LOC103988174 isoform X1; its protein translation is MESILARALEYTLKYWLKSFSRDQFKLQGHTAQLSNLDINGDALHASVGFPPALDVTTARVGKLEITLPSVSNVQYEPILVQIDRLDLVLEENVDADNSKNPKSVPASTSSSKGSGYGFADKIADGMTLEVGTVNLMIETRGGTRQQGGAIWSSPLASITIRNLLLYTTNESWQVVNLKEARDFSNNKKFIYVFKKLEWESLSVDLLPHPDMFMDARMASSSNQGNKRDADGAKRLFFGGERFLEGISGEAHITVQRTEHNSPLGLEVQLHIPEAVCPALSEPGLRALLRFMTGFYVCLNRGDVDPKAQQRCTEAAGCSLVSIIIDHIFLCIKDADFQLELLMQSLFFSRASLSDGETTKTLSRIMLGGLFLRDTFSHPPCTLIQPSLRATPEELLHVPAFGQNFCPRIYPLEDQHMNFSIGIPLISLHSLQINPSPTPPKFASQTVIDCQPLMITLQEESCLRISSFLADGIMVNPGAVLPDFSVNSFEFSLKEFDLAVPLEAQKTSNLSGNGNYGSHASFSGARLHVEDLYFAISPSIKCTLLNLEADPACFSLWEYQPIDASQKKWTTRASHLSVSLETCNSSTIQLSSTDWHAGLWRCVELHEVCFEAAMATADGGPLIEVPPPEGVVRIGVFCQHYISNASVEQLFFVLDLYAYFGGVSEKIRKASKGNKQRSGDYFGDKMMKKMPSDTAVSLTINNLRLKFLESSSIDIHGMPLVQFDGQDLFLKVSHRTLGGAFAVSTSLLWETVSIYCLDGMDALSQENGIQTPSEHDSLANGNGYTQMRAVFWVDNQNKRQKKPVPFLDMTMVHVMPYDLQDTESHSLNASFKVNGVRLGGGMHYTESLLHRFGILGPDGGPGEGLLKGLKNLSSGPLAKLFKTSPPPIEATKEENETSEEEDHGRLLEMRMPDDVDVCIAFNNWLFALEGTQEMEEGWLQCAGDNLSREERCWHTTFQSFHVKAKSNSEPNFRNKVNLGTKRKFPVELITVGIEGLQALKPHPKDVNQVERDLTFGNINNNGVDIEVCLIVPEDDSDLEAKWSVENVKFSVKQPIEAVATKEELEHLAFLCRSEVDSVGRIAAGMLRLLRLDKSLGQGAIDQLSNLGSGSIDKVLTPEKLSRRSSFASVSFTPRAPTSNAILESPNESVELTITMLEVEILDLQSKCSSLISELGSSDGSEHVSDVKYLTEKLENMQTLLTRLRTLV